In Syntrophomonas wolfei subsp. wolfei str. Goettingen G311, a single window of DNA contains:
- a CDS encoding tetraprenyl-beta-curcumene synthase family protein, producing MPGLANRTQESKLALLMQHGLRGGRMNLLSHYILFTLSQVKSQLKVWEQEARLCPNEELRKQALSSIHNKGFHCQGGAFFAVPYREKETLLLRLIIAYQTLCDYLDNLCDRTACSDGKAFRQLHRSLEDALSPVEASLLPDYYSYYPSQEDGGYIEKLVRVCQSCVKQLPSYPAVYPDLIHLVRLYIDLQVIKHIDPWQREEELREWAKKQLYAYPGLRWQEFAAAAGSTLAVFALFGLASIQDLPPVESRKVVENYFPWICGLHILLDYFIDQEEDREGGDLNFTFYYADNRECISRLEVFISQSHAQSARLNDCDFSRVVVEGLLAMYLSDQKIAQRQLQAAARQLLAASGPNALKTFQLCRLVRKIF from the coding sequence ATGCCCGGTTTGGCCAACAGAACTCAGGAAAGCAAACTTGCTTTACTCATGCAGCACGGGCTGCGGGGCGGTCGCATGAATTTGCTCTCTCATTATATTCTTTTTACCTTGAGTCAGGTAAAAAGCCAACTAAAGGTATGGGAGCAAGAGGCCCGTCTCTGCCCTAACGAAGAGCTGAGGAAGCAGGCCTTAAGCAGCATTCATAATAAAGGATTTCACTGCCAGGGAGGGGCATTTTTTGCTGTTCCTTACCGGGAAAAGGAAACTCTATTGCTGCGCTTGATTATTGCCTACCAGACCTTGTGCGATTACCTGGATAATCTCTGTGACCGGACCGCTTGCAGTGATGGCAAAGCCTTCCGCCAACTGCACCGCTCGCTGGAGGATGCTCTCAGCCCGGTAGAAGCTAGCCTGCTACCGGACTATTATTCCTACTATCCCAGCCAGGAGGATGGGGGGTATATAGAAAAATTGGTAAGAGTTTGCCAGTCCTGTGTTAAGCAACTCCCATCTTATCCAGCGGTTTATCCAGATCTCATTCATTTGGTCCGCCTGTACATAGACCTGCAGGTAATAAAACACATCGATCCGTGGCAAAGGGAAGAGGAATTAAGGGAATGGGCGAAGAAACAGCTCTACGCCTACCCGGGGCTTCGTTGGCAGGAATTTGCTGCAGCCGCAGGTTCCACCCTGGCAGTTTTCGCCCTTTTTGGCCTGGCCTCTATCCAGGACTTGCCGCCAGTAGAGAGCCGGAAAGTGGTGGAAAACTATTTCCCCTGGATATGTGGCCTGCATATCTTGCTGGATTACTTCATTGATCAGGAAGAAGACCGCGAGGGAGGAGACCTCAATTTCACTTTTTATTATGCGGATAATCGGGAATGCATTTCGCGGCTGGAGGTTTTTATTTCCCAGTCCCACGCGCAGAGTGCAAGGCTTAATGACTGTGACTTTTCCCGCGTGGTAGTGGAGGGACTTCTCGCCATGTATTTAAGTGACCAAAAGATTGCGCAAAGACAGTTGCAGGCTGCCGCCCGGCAACTACTGGCAGCATCTGGCCCCAACGCGCTCAAGACCTTCCAACTCTGCCGCCTGGTAAGGAAGATTTTCTAA
- a CDS encoding methyl-accepting chemotaxis protein — translation MVQRSLKTRIILMLVIFNLLVFGFFYWNSLMLQRMLVKDFEKEYIAQTSDTVAECVRDAEKEAQILSNSLFANAAIKEAFIQQDRAELLGLVLPVYEQWQKDHHISQLNFFSADGTAILRAQKPEQYGDDVSYRKALARVIQSRQQVMAAEKGVTGFGIRCLNPLVVEDRLVGIYEVGISLEEAVGEALSELQQGKYGILALEKQESSVLWQSSALGVNPEAADLEKLEQGNSLSRKTSDNRVILTLVPIKDVEGNAIAFVQGEIPRDTFIQAENRAKSRSLLIVIVSLLLVCIIAYLVLNRALRHLQPLRDSMVRVGEGDLTAVIDLSSKDEIGKLAHGFSDLLERFREVMYALFAKSSNLTTNAYFLNDVASSSVVKLGQTAEQLDYVGGQLQGAGQNLREADTGVEEIAGASSMVAEQAQNLQETYMKLSQAAQEGKEEMKRFEEVGQLLKERGESTVHSARELEKISRDIGEITSTIMSVSEQTNLLALNAAIESARAGEHGRGFAVVAEEIRKLAEQTAGYTRQISSLISGVQGNIGNFVVEIESMGTAIEEENQTTSRVIARMEHIIRQIVNIQDAVMDISSAMQEQSAASQEISAVVSTVNDNMLLLISNLDQIIEDINQQMDNFSAIVDIAGETNDISQAFRDILEQYRLPDKVVLRQVIDDHHGFVRKYQFIVEHNLFAEPDSVPTHMQCRLARWFKSVQDKGTLELYQQLAANPHEQVHTLAREAIQANNQGHKDEARAHIQAMIAASDKIIAALEQLIAFKSNEGN, via the coding sequence GTGGTTCAGCGTAGTTTAAAAACCCGGATTATTCTAATGCTGGTTATATTTAATCTATTAGTATTCGGATTTTTCTACTGGAACAGCTTGATGCTGCAACGTATGCTGGTAAAAGATTTTGAAAAGGAATATATTGCTCAGACCTCTGATACTGTTGCTGAATGTGTCAGGGATGCTGAAAAAGAAGCTCAGATATTATCCAATTCTCTTTTTGCCAACGCTGCTATTAAAGAGGCCTTTATACAGCAGGATCGAGCAGAATTGCTTGGACTGGTTCTCCCGGTATACGAGCAATGGCAAAAAGATCATCACATATCTCAGTTAAATTTCTTCTCTGCTGATGGTACAGCAATATTGAGAGCCCAAAAACCTGAACAATATGGGGATGATGTTAGTTACCGCAAGGCGCTGGCCAGAGTCATTCAAAGCAGGCAACAAGTTATGGCTGCTGAGAAAGGGGTCACTGGTTTCGGCATTCGTTGTCTGAATCCCCTGGTGGTTGAAGACAGGTTAGTAGGTATATATGAGGTTGGGATATCTCTGGAAGAAGCTGTAGGTGAAGCTCTGAGTGAATTGCAGCAGGGCAAGTACGGCATCTTAGCGCTGGAGAAGCAAGAGAGCAGTGTATTGTGGCAGAGCTCTGCCCTGGGCGTAAACCCGGAGGCAGCGGACCTGGAGAAATTGGAGCAGGGGAATAGCCTTTCCCGAAAAACCAGTGATAACCGGGTGATATTAACTTTGGTACCGATTAAAGATGTAGAAGGCAATGCAATAGCTTTTGTACAGGGAGAGATTCCTCGGGATACTTTTATTCAAGCAGAGAACCGGGCTAAGAGCCGTTCGTTGCTTATAGTAATAGTTTCTTTACTTTTAGTATGTATTATAGCCTATCTGGTATTAAACCGCGCTTTAAGGCACTTGCAACCCCTGAGAGATAGTATGGTTCGGGTTGGTGAGGGCGATCTGACTGCGGTGATAGACCTCAGCAGCAAGGATGAAATCGGTAAGCTGGCCCATGGATTTTCCGATTTGCTGGAACGCTTTCGGGAGGTCATGTATGCACTTTTCGCCAAGAGCTCGAATCTGACTACTAACGCCTATTTCCTGAATGATGTTGCCAGCTCATCAGTAGTAAAGCTGGGACAGACTGCCGAACAGTTAGATTATGTAGGCGGTCAGCTCCAAGGTGCCGGGCAAAACCTGCGCGAAGCTGATACTGGAGTAGAAGAGATAGCTGGAGCTTCATCCATGGTAGCGGAACAGGCCCAAAACCTGCAGGAGACTTATATGAAACTATCCCAGGCTGCCCAAGAAGGTAAAGAAGAGATGAAACGCTTTGAAGAAGTGGGACAGCTGTTAAAGGAACGGGGGGAAAGTACGGTCCATTCAGCGCGGGAACTGGAGAAGATATCCCGTGATATTGGTGAAATAACTTCAACTATTATGAGTGTTTCCGAACAGACTAATCTATTAGCCTTAAATGCAGCCATAGAGTCAGCTCGGGCCGGCGAACACGGTCGTGGCTTTGCTGTAGTTGCAGAGGAAATCCGTAAGCTGGCCGAACAAACTGCGGGTTATACCCGGCAGATAAGTAGCCTGATTAGCGGAGTCCAGGGGAATATCGGTAATTTTGTAGTGGAAATTGAATCTATGGGGACAGCTATTGAGGAAGAAAACCAGACTACCAGTCGGGTTATCGCCAGGATGGAGCATATTATTAGGCAAATCGTCAACATACAGGATGCAGTTATGGATATTTCATCAGCCATGCAGGAACAAAGCGCTGCCTCCCAGGAAATCTCGGCAGTGGTTAGTACGGTGAATGATAATATGCTATTACTTATCAGCAATTTAGACCAGATAATCGAGGATATAAACCAGCAAATGGATAATTTCTCCGCTATTGTTGATATTGCTGGAGAAACTAATGATATTTCCCAAGCCTTCCGGGATATTCTGGAACAATATCGTTTGCCTGATAAAGTAGTGCTGAGGCAGGTAATTGATGATCATCACGGCTTTGTCCGCAAATATCAATTTATTGTAGAACATAACCTTTTCGCTGAGCCGGATAGTGTGCCCACCCACATGCAATGCCGTTTAGCCCGCTGGTTCAAGTCGGTCCAGGATAAGGGAACGCTGGAACTCTATCAACAGCTGGCTGCTAATCCCCATGAACAGGTTCATACTTTGGCCCGGGAGGCTATTCAAGCTAATAATCAAGGCCATAAGGATGAGGCCAGAGCACACATACAGGCAATGATTGCTGCTTCAGATAAAATCATTGCCGCCTTGGAGCAATTGATTGCTTTTAAAAGTAATGAGGGGAACTAA
- a CDS encoding type 1 glutamine amidotransferase gives MAHFHLAQLYPNLMNLYGDRGNLLCLQKRLEWYGYDSSIENINPGNNLDFRHIDLLFMGGGSEREQELVLQDLVSKTDSLMKAIEEGLPVLFICGAYQLLGEYYRSHEGKEMQGLGLFSFFTQGFKERLTGDILIHTTLNGVEESVVGFENHGGRTYFIDKRLQAFGRVIKGFGNNGEDKQEGIRYKNLLGSYLHGPLLPKNPKVADFFIKAMAERKGLKIEGTLDDSLENYAHEQVKRKLMG, from the coding sequence ATGGCACATTTTCATTTGGCTCAACTCTATCCTAATTTGATGAACCTTTACGGTGACAGAGGTAATCTTCTCTGCCTGCAAAAACGGCTGGAATGGTACGGATATGATTCCAGTATAGAAAATATAAATCCTGGTAATAACCTTGATTTCAGGCATATAGACCTGCTTTTTATGGGCGGAGGCTCAGAGCGGGAGCAGGAACTGGTGCTACAGGACCTGGTCAGCAAGACGGATTCCCTGATGAAGGCTATTGAGGAGGGCTTGCCCGTACTATTTATATGTGGAGCTTACCAGCTCTTGGGTGAATACTACCGTTCCCATGAGGGCAAAGAAATGCAGGGACTGGGGCTCTTTTCTTTCTTTACCCAGGGATTTAAGGAACGGCTTACAGGCGATATTCTTATCCATACTACTTTAAATGGGGTAGAAGAAAGCGTAGTCGGTTTCGAGAATCATGGGGGAAGGACTTATTTTATTGATAAGCGACTGCAAGCTTTTGGTCGTGTTATAAAAGGATTTGGCAACAACGGAGAGGACAAGCAGGAAGGAATAAGATACAAAAACCTGCTGGGCAGCTACCTGCATGGACCTCTACTGCCTAAAAATCCCAAGGTGGCTGATTTCTTCATTAAGGCCATGGCCGAGAGAAAGGGCCTTAAGATAGAAGGCACTTTGGATGATAGCCTGGAAAACTATGCCCATGAACAAGTGAAAAGGAAACTTATGGGATAG
- a CDS encoding YlbF family regulator, with protein MTSEEIIKMAFELGNAVAQSEEIEGLKASQARVSQDHIAYDLIMSYQDAKSKMENKLQDGLSLGQAEQANLKNLEQELKSNSIINELMAAQEKFDNLMQAVYFAMNQALSGGCSSGCDSCGGSCNM; from the coding sequence TTGACCAGTGAAGAAATTATAAAAATGGCGTTTGAACTGGGCAATGCCGTGGCGCAATCAGAAGAGATCGAAGGACTTAAGGCCAGCCAAGCCAGGGTATCCCAGGATCATATAGCTTATGATCTTATCATGAGTTATCAGGATGCCAAGAGCAAGATGGAAAACAAGCTCCAGGATGGCCTGTCCCTTGGACAAGCAGAACAAGCTAATTTAAAAAACTTGGAACAGGAACTAAAAAGCAATAGCATCATTAATGAGTTGATGGCAGCCCAGGAGAAATTTGACAACCTCATGCAGGCGGTATACTTTGCTATGAATCAAGCCCTGTCTGGTGGTTGTTCCAGTGGTTGCGACTCCTGCGGCGGCAGCTGTAATATGTAA
- a CDS encoding polyprenyl synthetase family protein, translating to MSTGNPQVEPIIDYLLESSGKMLRPRLLYLAASPYPHDPLMVRDMGVAVELIHLASLVHDDVIDQALTRRGQESINSRYNNKTSVLTGDLLFATAFNLINQHPFPQVMDQITRTIQLMCQGEIKQLSLAFNLDVSEEEYYEKSYSKTACLFACSCRVGAWISSMPEKYASLLEEYGLYLGYAYQIIDDILDLVADSQALGKPAGNDLKEGNITLPIIYALKTKEYGSLLRKILAGETGQLDTRELKNILLDSGAIEYARSISRQFLQKALASLELFPVSPAIKEMKNIALFIMEEYYARLSYDNEGELVKVVN from the coding sequence TTGAGTACGGGAAACCCCCAGGTGGAACCTATCATCGACTACCTTTTGGAAAGCAGCGGTAAGATGCTGCGGCCTCGCCTGCTTTACCTGGCTGCCTCACCCTATCCCCATGACCCGTTGATGGTTAGGGATATGGGTGTAGCGGTTGAGTTGATTCACCTGGCTTCGCTGGTGCATGATGATGTGATTGACCAGGCTCTCACCCGCCGGGGACAGGAGAGTATCAACAGCCGCTATAATAATAAAACCAGCGTCCTCACCGGAGATTTGCTTTTTGCCACAGCCTTCAACTTGATCAACCAGCACCCATTTCCCCAGGTTATGGATCAGATAACCCGGACCATACAGCTGATGTGCCAGGGCGAAATAAAGCAGTTGTCACTGGCCTTTAATCTCGATGTCAGTGAAGAAGAATATTACGAAAAAAGCTACAGCAAAACCGCCTGTCTTTTTGCTTGTAGTTGCCGGGTAGGAGCCTGGATCAGCAGCATGCCGGAAAAATATGCTTCATTGTTGGAAGAGTACGGCCTCTATCTGGGTTATGCCTACCAGATTATTGATGACATACTGGACCTGGTGGCAGATAGCCAGGCTTTGGGTAAACCAGCTGGAAATGACCTTAAGGAAGGCAATATCACCTTGCCCATAATATATGCCCTGAAAACTAAGGAATACGGGAGCTTATTAAGAAAGATACTGGCGGGGGAAACGGGCCAGCTTGATACCCGGGAACTCAAGAATATACTGCTTGATAGCGGAGCCATCGAATATGCCCGGTCCATTTCCCGGCAATTTTTGCAAAAAGCCCTGGCCAGTCTCGAATTGTTTCCCGTTAGCCCCGCCATTAAAGAAATGAAGAATATTGCGCTATTTATAATGGAGGAATACTATGCTCGCCTCAGCTACGACAACGAAGGCGAATTGGTAAAGGTGGTTAATTGA
- a CDS encoding DUF896 domain-containing protein — MTEAIIKRINELAKKKREQGLNPEELQEQKKLYDIYLNGIRQQVKSQLEAISAHPPGCDCGKEHHHNGECQK; from the coding sequence TTGACCGAAGCAATAATTAAGCGGATTAATGAACTGGCCAAAAAGAAGAGGGAACAGGGCTTAAATCCCGAGGAATTACAAGAGCAGAAGAAACTCTATGATATATACCTTAACGGCATCAGGCAACAGGTGAAAAGTCAATTAGAGGCTATATCCGCTCACCCGCCCGGATGTGATTGTGGTAAAGAACACCATCATAATGGGGAATGCCAAAAATAA
- the miaB gene encoding tRNA (N6-isopentenyl adenosine(37)-C2)-methylthiotransferase MiaB produces the protein MGDKEKKPLKYRILTYGCQMNVRDSETIAGLLEGSGFNQAEDLSEADLIVFNTCSVRHSAENKVYGKLGEIASLKKKRPELLIAFGGCMAQLPEVRQKLKKRGVDVVFGTHNIHELPYLIARAKEKRSPVFEVWEKEGSIVEPLPSCRKPGLSAFVNIMFGCNNFCSYCIVPYTRGRERSRKADDIIRELEELAAAGYKEVTLLGQNVNSYGRGLGEKIEFADLLYRANSVAGIERIRFTTSHPKDVSDRLLQAIAECEKLCEHIHAPLQAGSNRILQRMNRNYSREHYLKLVERMRHYVPGVSITSDLIVGFPGETEEDFLETLDMVERVRFDAAFTFLYSQRSGTRAAELAEQIPLEEKKQRLERLNRRQYQIATEINQELQGSIQEVLVEGPSKTNPQKLTSRTRSNRIVIFSGGKDLIGRLINVKITEAKTFSLFGEIFNE, from the coding sequence ATGGGCGATAAAGAGAAAAAACCTTTAAAGTATCGAATATTGACCTACGGTTGCCAAATGAATGTCCGCGACTCGGAAACCATTGCCGGTTTGCTGGAAGGCAGCGGTTTTAATCAGGCGGAAGATCTCAGCGAAGCTGACCTCATAGTATTTAATACCTGCAGTGTTCGCCATTCCGCTGAGAACAAGGTGTATGGCAAACTCGGGGAAATTGCGTCATTAAAGAAAAAGAGACCGGAACTCTTAATTGCTTTTGGCGGTTGTATGGCTCAATTGCCCGAGGTCAGGCAAAAGCTTAAAAAACGCGGAGTAGATGTGGTTTTCGGCACACATAACATCCACGAGCTTCCTTACTTGATTGCCCGGGCGAAAGAGAAAAGGAGCCCGGTTTTTGAAGTCTGGGAAAAGGAAGGTAGCATTGTTGAACCTTTGCCTTCTTGTCGCAAGCCTGGGTTAAGTGCTTTTGTCAACATAATGTTTGGCTGCAATAATTTCTGCAGCTACTGTATTGTTCCCTATACCCGGGGGCGGGAGAGAAGCCGTAAGGCGGATGATATAATACGGGAATTGGAAGAATTGGCGGCTGCCGGATATAAAGAAGTAACCCTCCTGGGACAAAATGTGAACTCTTATGGCCGTGGCCTGGGTGAAAAAATAGAATTTGCCGACCTCTTGTACCGGGCCAATTCTGTTGCCGGTATTGAGCGTATCCGCTTTACTACCTCCCATCCCAAAGATGTATCCGATCGTCTCTTGCAGGCGATAGCTGAATGTGAAAAGCTTTGCGAGCATATTCATGCTCCTTTGCAGGCAGGCAGCAACCGGATATTGCAAAGGATGAACCGTAACTATAGCCGGGAGCATTACCTGAAGTTAGTTGAGAGAATGCGCCACTATGTTCCGGGGGTAAGCATTACCAGCGACTTAATAGTAGGTTTTCCAGGAGAAACGGAAGAGGATTTTCTAGAAACCTTGGATATGGTGGAGAGGGTAAGATTTGATGCGGCTTTTACTTTTTTGTACTCGCAGCGCAGTGGAACCCGGGCGGCAGAATTGGCCGAGCAGATTCCTCTGGAAGAGAAAAAACAGCGTTTGGAGCGTTTGAACCGGCGGCAATACCAGATTGCTACAGAAATAAACCAGGAACTACAGGGCAGCATTCAGGAGGTACTGGTTGAAGGACCCAGTAAAACCAACCCGCAAAAACTGACCTCCAGAACCCGAAGTAATCGTATTGTTATATTTTCCGGAGGAAAAGACTTAATCGGGCGCTTGATTAATGTTAAAATAACAGAAGCCAAAACCTTTTCTTTGTTTGGAGAAATTTTTAACGAATAA